The Oceanotoga teriensis genome has a window encoding:
- a CDS encoding class I SAM-dependent DNA methyltransferase, which translates to MYENFAEIYSKGEYTSYSQSISEVFPILLNYLKIKSNNILDIACGEGTFCRNIKIQNPLIEVEGLDISNKMIEIANGKTKDLNLNIKYYVQNMIDFKTNKQYDLITSWFDSINYINSEEELNKLFKSVYNHLKKNGYFIFDINSIYALSNIWPGERIQNENEDFIEIHSGDFNFENNIATLKIIIFKKLKNGTYKKIEEYHKEKGYTLKTIKNILRKNNFQIINIYSCLDPLIKAQENDNRYYIFAKKD; encoded by the coding sequence ATGTATGAAAATTTTGCAGAAATCTATTCAAAAGGAGAGTACACTTCTTATAGTCAAAGTATATCTGAAGTATTTCCTATTTTATTAAATTATTTAAAAATAAAATCGAATAACATATTAGATATTGCATGTGGAGAAGGTACATTTTGCAGAAATATTAAAATTCAAAACCCTTTAATAGAAGTAGAAGGATTAGATATATCAAATAAAATGATAGAAATCGCCAATGGCAAAACAAAAGATTTAAATTTAAATATAAAATATTATGTTCAAAATATGATCGATTTTAAAACGAATAAACAATACGATTTAATAACTTCTTGGTTTGATAGTATAAACTATATAAATTCTGAAGAAGAACTAAATAAATTGTTCAAATCAGTATATAATCATTTAAAAAAGAATGGTTATTTCATATTTGATATAAATAGTATATATGCATTATCAAATATATGGCCTGGTGAAAGAATACAAAATGAAAACGAAGATTTTATAGAAATTCATTCTGGAGATTTTAATTTTGAAAATAATATTGCAACATTAAAAATAATTATATTCAAAAAATTAAAAAATGGAACTTATAAAAAAATAGAGGAATATCATAAAGAAAAAGGATATACCTTAAAAACTATAAAAAATATTTTAAGAAAAAACAATTTTCAAATAATTAATATTTATAGTTGTTTAGATCCATTAATAAAAGCTCAAGAAAATGATAATAGATATTATATATTTGCTAAAAAAGATTAA
- a CDS encoding MFS transporter — protein MTKLTSTMKYSIAEGSVYNSFFIATQGFIITSIALFFGSNPLEISLISSFPVIAQLFQIFTKKILKKFRSRKKSLMFFAFLSRTVFLILPVLIFLDFKNKYILVAVFSIFSFFGTFVGNIWTSSMRDIIKFEDRGKYFGFRNIFSSISGIVMLFVYSQLLNLKDTGKSMLFITLIMSFFSIFSVYLLYKHNIPESDIKALDVKLGKTFKDSQFKRFLKFIMVWTFAVEFTRPYFSYYEITILNVNYEFLGHMSMLTSILSIFLYMLYGNMIDEFGNKNILSLGMTISTISTLLFFLMRVYNYKSIILMDSIFSAFAWSAINLAILNLLLEIAKDPVENYVAAYSIASGFAAICASLAGGFLGNFLKGKVFYIFDESYYGIQLIFIIGFILRIYSILLLSNVKAFEKPLKYKGIVISNSISFRRRDVNLGIYTKILSIFKTNKEK, from the coding sequence TTGACAAAATTAACATCAACTATGAAATATTCTATAGCTGAAGGTAGTGTTTATAATTCTTTTTTCATTGCAACACAAGGTTTTATAATTACATCTATTGCTTTGTTTTTTGGTTCTAATCCACTTGAAATTTCTTTAATATCTTCATTTCCAGTTATTGCACAATTGTTTCAGATTTTCACAAAAAAAATATTAAAAAAATTTAGAAGTCGAAAAAAATCTTTAATGTTTTTTGCTTTTTTGTCTAGAACTGTTTTTTTAATATTACCTGTATTAATTTTTTTAGATTTTAAAAATAAGTATATTTTAGTTGCTGTTTTTTCAATATTTTCTTTTTTTGGAACTTTTGTAGGGAATATATGGACTTCATCCATGAGAGATATAATTAAATTTGAAGATAGGGGAAAATATTTTGGATTTAGAAATATATTTTCATCTATTTCCGGTATAGTTATGTTATTTGTCTATTCACAATTATTAAATTTAAAAGATACTGGTAAGAGTATGTTATTTATAACTTTAATAATGAGTTTTTTTTCAATATTTTCTGTTTATCTTTTATATAAACATAATATACCTGAATCAGATATAAAAGCTCTTGATGTTAAATTGGGTAAAACGTTTAAGGATAGTCAATTTAAAAGGTTTTTAAAGTTTATAATGGTTTGGACTTTTGCAGTTGAATTTACAAGACCTTATTTTTCATATTATGAAATTACAATTTTGAATGTTAATTATGAATTTTTAGGTCATATGAGTATGTTAACGAGTATATTGTCTATTTTTTTATATATGTTATATGGAAATATGATCGATGAATTTGGAAATAAAAATATTTTAAGTTTAGGAATGACTATATCAACTATATCAACTTTATTGTTTTTTTTGATGAGAGTTTATAATTATAAGTCTATAATTTTAATGGATTCAATTTTTTCTGCTTTTGCTTGGTCTGCAATAAATTTAGCCATATTAAATTTATTACTTGAAATCGCTAAAGATCCAGTTGAAAATTATGTCGCAGCTTATTCTATTGCTTCGGGGTTTGCAGCTATTTGTGCTTCTTTAGCGGGAGGATTTTTAGGGAATTTTTTAAAAGGAAAAGTATTTTATATTTTTGATGAAAGTTATTATGGTATTCAATTGATTTTTATAATAGGCTTTATATTAAGAATTTATTCTATATTGCTTTTGAGTAATGTTAAAGCTTTTGAGAAGCCTTTGAAATATAAAGGTATTGTTATAAGTAATTCTATTTCTTTTAGAAGAAGAGATGTTAATTTGGGAATATATACTAAGATATTGAGCATTTTTAAAACAAATAAGGAGAAGTAA
- a CDS encoding YiiX/YebB-like N1pC/P60 family cysteine hydrolase, with protein MKKTFLYFITIFLSIILSNWIINKNLFNESSYRIGLLIILISIGFLILYSTFKNLSYHISKFKKTTLKESLKVFITYFLLAFLITGSNLFKEYTIIISIPLLIANITFLSLLMIKLFKIIFKKNFKKNLITISLIFNLSITVFSNTINIQNNNNLFFNLYKNYENMTMESFYALQKYLAISITGVQYIPRNHKFIKKSQVKLITKKLNPGDIIVRRLNWQLTNIGIGSFWTHSGIYLGNLDQMNDYFKNIKQLNGKKFSDYIKQKFPLIYKNLKNNDYSIIEAIAKGVSINKVENMGESDYFAAVRSDLNQEEIFEVVLESFSHYGKEYDYKFDFENSDELVCSELVYLSYKKFINIPFKYSKFRWMLSPNDLIEYALKNKFSVPIFLDGSEKTKIATLKDAKELELSLQRNILDILQK; from the coding sequence TTGAAAAAAACGTTTTTATATTTCATAACAATATTTTTATCTATAATACTATCAAATTGGATAATAAATAAAAATTTATTCAATGAAAGCTCATATAGAATTGGATTATTAATAATATTGATATCTATAGGATTCTTAATTTTATACTCTACATTCAAAAACTTAAGTTATCATATATCAAAATTCAAAAAAACTACTTTAAAAGAGAGTTTAAAAGTTTTTATAACTTATTTTTTACTTGCTTTTTTAATAACTGGTTCAAATTTATTCAAAGAATATACAATAATAATATCAATTCCTCTATTAATAGCTAATATAACTTTTTTATCTTTATTAATGATAAAATTATTTAAAATAATATTTAAAAAAAATTTTAAAAAAAACCTAATAACGATTAGTTTAATATTCAACCTTTCAATAACAGTTTTTTCAAACACAATAAATATTCAAAATAATAATAATCTTTTCTTTAATCTTTATAAAAACTATGAAAATATGACAATGGAATCATTTTATGCACTTCAGAAATATTTAGCAATATCAATAACTGGAGTTCAATATATACCAAGAAATCATAAATTTATAAAAAAAAGTCAAGTAAAATTAATAACAAAAAAATTAAATCCAGGAGATATAATAGTAAGAAGACTTAACTGGCAATTAACAAATATAGGAATTGGAAGTTTTTGGACTCATTCTGGAATATATCTTGGCAATTTAGATCAAATGAATGATTATTTTAAAAATATAAAACAATTAAATGGGAAAAAATTTTCAGATTATATAAAACAAAAATTTCCTTTAATATACAAAAACTTAAAAAACAATGATTATTCAATAATAGAAGCAATTGCAAAAGGAGTATCAATAAACAAAGTAGAAAACATGGGAGAATCTGATTATTTTGCTGCTGTCAGATCAGATCTGAACCAAGAAGAGATATTTGAAGTAGTTTTAGAATCATTTTCTCATTATGGAAAAGAATATGATTACAAATTTGATTTTGAAAATTCAGATGAATTAGTATGTTCAGAACTTGTATACTTATCTTATAAAAAATTTATAAATATTCCTTTTAAATATAGTAAATTCAGATGGATGTTAAGTCCAAACGATTTAATAGAATATGCCCTTAAAAACAAATTCAGTGTTCCAATATTTTTAGATGGATCCGAAAAAACAAAAATTGCTACTTTAAAAGATGCTAAAGAATTGGAATTGAGCTTACAAAGAAATATTTTAGACATTTTACAAAAATAA
- a CDS encoding methyl-accepting chemotaxis protein has protein sequence MKSIKLKVILLIIVISFIPLAIVSFFSTYNYYNTVKTNVDETLLLQNEKTKLFFENTNSNLEEFMIFLSNEENVINSKENKNSEQTFLMTSFANIQQKYTYIRNVFIGLEDGVFFMKPDQKLPDDYDPRIRDWYKNSLITDDVLFTDPYVDAASGDLVISITKRVKNSNITTGVVGIDISMVSYINSLKDSEIFNSSHSFIMNNDGTVLIDTIPENIGKSISDSNLFKSINNDNGKSEYIDSNTKEKRFIYFNTLENGWILVTSVQTKEVLSQATQVLITMLIFSTTIIIISLIIGIIFVKKVISDPLTKLKEKIKIFGTGDLNVNFETKLKDEIGIIANSLNEMAINIKELMNSINEASENINSSSNDLASVAEESSAGTEELSSQMNFIENKLEDSSSAVEEITSGIEEMASSSSTLSNAAQSLLTSTKDTKISTTNGLKTIKAITLEINEASKKSKDSQRNVDNLSKKSENVGKIVDSIDSITQQTNLLALNAAIEAARAGEAGKGFAVVADEIRKLAEESAKATNEISQILLEIKDDTNTVNKSTLETTDVIEKANESMTLVAKEFEVISDKIIQINEQIESITATSEEQSASTQEMSAAMDRVAKGIVEINSQVKDATKAVFDQSEAAQHVSANSEELAALSDGLISQVNKFKF, from the coding sequence ATGAAAAGCATCAAATTGAAAGTTATTTTATTAATTATTGTTATTTCATTCATACCTTTAGCAATTGTATCTTTTTTTAGCACTTACAATTATTATAATACTGTAAAAACTAATGTTGATGAAACATTATTATTACAAAATGAAAAGACAAAACTTTTTTTTGAAAACACAAATTCCAATCTCGAAGAATTCATGATATTTTTATCTAATGAAGAAAATGTAATAAACTCTAAAGAAAATAAAAATTCAGAACAAACATTTTTAATGACATCTTTTGCAAACATTCAACAAAAATATACTTATATTAGAAATGTATTTATTGGATTAGAAGATGGAGTCTTTTTTATGAAACCAGATCAAAAATTACCGGATGATTATGATCCAAGAATTAGAGATTGGTATAAAAATTCTTTAATCACCGATGATGTATTATTTACAGATCCTTATGTAGATGCAGCGAGTGGCGATCTAGTAATATCTATTACTAAAAGAGTCAAAAATTCAAATATTACTACAGGTGTTGTAGGAATAGATATTTCAATGGTTTCATATATAAATTCTCTTAAAGACAGTGAAATATTCAACTCTTCTCACTCGTTTATAATGAACAATGATGGAACTGTATTAATAGACACTATTCCTGAAAATATTGGAAAATCAATATCGGACAGTAATCTATTCAAAAGTATAAATAATGATAATGGAAAATCTGAATATATTGATTCAAATACAAAAGAAAAAAGATTTATATACTTTAACACCCTTGAAAATGGTTGGATATTGGTAACTTCAGTTCAAACAAAAGAAGTTCTATCTCAAGCAACACAAGTACTCATAACGATGCTAATATTCTCAACAACAATAATAATAATATCATTAATCATAGGAATTATTTTTGTAAAAAAAGTAATAAGTGATCCTTTAACAAAATTAAAAGAAAAAATAAAAATATTTGGAACAGGAGATTTAAATGTAAATTTCGAAACTAAATTGAAAGACGAAATTGGAATTATAGCCAACAGTTTAAATGAAATGGCAATAAATATAAAAGAACTAATGAATTCAATAAATGAAGCATCTGAAAATATCAATTCTTCTTCAAATGATTTGGCAAGTGTAGCCGAAGAGAGCTCAGCAGGAACTGAAGAATTAAGTTCTCAAATGAATTTTATAGAAAATAAATTAGAAGATAGTTCATCTGCCGTTGAAGAAATAACAAGTGGAATAGAAGAAATGGCTTCAAGTTCTTCTACACTATCAAATGCAGCACAGTCATTATTAACATCGACTAAAGACACCAAAATTTCTACAACAAATGGTTTAAAAACAATAAAAGCTATAACATTAGAAATTAATGAAGCTTCAAAAAAATCAAAAGATTCTCAAAGAAATGTTGACAATTTATCTAAAAAATCAGAAAATGTTGGTAAAATAGTAGATTCTATAGATTCCATAACTCAACAAACAAATCTTTTAGCTTTAAATGCAGCTATTGAAGCAGCTCGTGCTGGAGAAGCTGGAAAAGGTTTTGCTGTAGTTGCAGATGAAATAAGGAAACTTGCTGAAGAAAGTGCTAAAGCAACCAATGAAATATCACAAATACTTTTAGAAATAAAAGATGATACCAATACAGTAAACAAATCAACTCTTGAAACTACTGATGTAATAGAAAAAGCCAATGAAAGTATGACATTAGTAGCTAAAGAATTTGAAGTTATTTCAGATAAGATAATTCAAATAAATGAACAAATAGAAAGTATAACTGCTACATCTGAAGAACAAAGTGCAAGTACTCAAGAAATGAGTGCAGCTATGGACAGAGTAGCAAAAGGAATAGTAGAAATAAATTCGCAAGTAAAAGATGCAACCAAAGCTGTTTTTGATCAATCAGAAGCTGCTCAACATGTAAGTGCTAACTCTGAAGAATTGGCTGCATTATCAGATGGCTTAATTTCACAAGTAAATAAATTTAAATTTTAA
- a CDS encoding alpha/beta hydrolase: MKKKKSIKNFYIKSKKLIRRFYFSLLVVLSIFSSWIVLFYGFFVWIGIYIINILTSKLPLESNHYEGPSTYTYKIAEKNNLKLDIWYPKNFKPNYPVIFFSHGGGWISGFRNQPNNVSWCKYLASQGFAIVSVDYRFGFSNKMMDILSDYSDALDFIRSNSKELRLNTKKITLMGLSAGGHLALLYSSFYSFLKNKEKMEGIKSVVAYYTPTDLTDLLDKENKSLFAKFSVITTMKGTNKDKEDEYIYFSPMHWFSKNMVPVLFVHGKEDEVVPFNSSVKSIRKLKEYNVPFEFLVHKNGGHTFEFQLKDFQTIKIINKTTSFIKRMNENEKKY, from the coding sequence ATGAAGAAAAAAAAATCTATAAAAAATTTTTATATTAAATCGAAAAAATTGATAAGAAGATTCTATTTTTCTCTTCTAGTCGTTTTATCTATTTTTTCAAGCTGGATTGTATTATTTTATGGTTTTTTCGTATGGATTGGTATATATATCATAAATATTTTAACAAGTAAATTACCTTTAGAATCTAATCATTATGAAGGTCCGAGTACTTATACTTATAAAATAGCAGAAAAGAATAATTTAAAATTAGATATTTGGTATCCAAAAAATTTTAAACCCAACTATCCAGTAATTTTCTTTTCTCATGGCGGAGGATGGATATCTGGTTTTAGAAATCAGCCCAATAATGTTTCTTGGTGTAAATATCTTGCTTCTCAAGGATTTGCAATAGTATCAGTTGATTATAGATTTGGATTTTCTAATAAAATGATGGATATTTTATCCGATTATTCAGATGCTTTAGATTTTATAAGATCTAATAGTAAAGAATTGAGATTAAACACTAAAAAAATAACTTTAATGGGTCTTTCAGCTGGTGGACATTTAGCTTTATTATATTCATCATTTTATAGTTTTTTAAAAAATAAAGAAAAAATGGAAGGTATAAAATCTGTTGTAGCTTATTATACTCCCACTGATCTCACAGATCTTCTTGATAAAGAAAATAAAAGTTTATTTGCTAAATTTTCTGTAATAACAACCATGAAAGGAACTAATAAAGATAAAGAAGATGAATATATTTATTTTTCTCCAATGCATTGGTTCTCTAAAAATATGGTTCCTGTATTATTTGTTCATGGTAAAGAAGATGAAGTCGTTCCATTCAATTCTTCTGTAAAATCTATAAGAAAATTGAAAGAGTATAATGTACCTTTTGAATTTCTTGTTCATAAAAATGGTGGACATACTTTTGAATTTCAATTAAAAGATTTTCAAACAATAAAAATAATAAATAAAACTACTTCTTTTATAAAGAGGATGAATGAAAATGAAAAGAAATATTGA
- a CDS encoding alpha/beta hydrolase: protein MKRNIDFNYERKKIDFMSGYIFKGRHYRCNYIRYKSMYKNISKGTETVEVYNFEPKDKVYASVLIVHGLGSSNIKFLLWMGRHLASVGINSSVLILPGNYTRVDDKSVSGRNYLWPDINIMYNFWENGILDIRTTLDLLEDHGLWNKNNALIGYCLGGMLSTIVSSIDSRISELILLTTGGHLPEIMYRSPATKFIRKLIEKGFKMENHLNEPQKMFSIYNENLDSIKKMTLDEIINSDIHPIFKIDPLSYAHLIDYKKVTFFEALFDKTLSIKSRKSLLKEFKGCKYYPIPIGHVSWLPFEYFVAIYIMNKLNIKDAKIRSRILTKDEMDENFDNIYK from the coding sequence ATGAAAAGAAATATTGATTTTAATTATGAGAGAAAAAAAATTGATTTTATGAGTGGATATATATTTAAGGGTAGACATTATAGATGTAATTATATTAGATATAAATCGATGTATAAAAATATAAGCAAAGGAACTGAAACTGTAGAAGTTTATAATTTTGAACCAAAAGATAAAGTATATGCTTCTGTATTAATAGTTCATGGACTGGGAAGTTCTAATATAAAATTTTTATTATGGATGGGTAGACATCTGGCATCCGTTGGAATAAATTCATCTGTTTTGATACTTCCCGGAAATTACACAAGGGTAGATGATAAATCTGTAAGTGGTAGAAATTATTTATGGCCTGATATAAACATAATGTATAATTTTTGGGAAAATGGAATATTAGATATAAGAACAACTTTAGATCTGCTCGAAGATCATGGATTATGGAATAAAAATAATGCTCTCATAGGATATTGTCTTGGCGGAATGCTTTCTACAATTGTATCTTCTATTGATAGTAGAATAAGCGAATTGATATTATTAACAACAGGTGGACATTTGCCAGAAATAATGTATAGATCTCCTGCTACAAAATTTATAAGAAAATTGATTGAAAAAGGATTCAAAATGGAAAATCATCTAAATGAACCACAAAAAATGTTTTCAATATACAATGAAAATTTAGATTCGATAAAAAAAATGACTTTAGATGAAATAATAAATAGTGATATACATCCTATATTTAAAATAGATCCATTATCCTATGCACATTTGATAGATTATAAAAAAGTGACTTTTTTTGAAGCTTTATTCGATAAGACTTTATCAATAAAAAGTCGAAAAAGTCTTTTAAAAGAGTTTAAAGGATGTAAATATTATCCAATTCCAATAGGTCATGTGAGCTGGCTTCCTTTTGAATATTTTGTTGCAATATATATAATGAATAAACTCAATATAAAAGATGCAAAAATACGTTCAAGAATTCTTACTAAAGATGAGATGGATGAAAATTTTGATAACATTTATAAATGA
- a CDS encoding GGDEF domain-containing protein: MSKFSLQNIFMKKFIFTFIIIYIIIISIMTLIINYFFDYKILPSMENEIMYSLNVYINQLENTLYSNDEKYYIISKAILNHLTELNSTNIENNIKKFESIKNDYITPDITNINYYIINNDGIIIQTDYTNDLNMDLKSKYPEMMNSILKLETNKYNIQKTNFFIDFNKTRFYSFLRISEDFIFEIGIEISDSFIENFLNQFSIDNKEKSYVKKINIFNKYYKSYIDDNYATIEDKNSFFNIKDSDNFFILRKNNNINSIYRAFKLNKENSFDYDYNFLIKLDMDFNEISKYKSYLCLLFIIISIIVLFIMYTIQTKNLKMLIKPLKLLHENIIHKEKIIKAPKVKIKEIDDIIYSYNDLIDKLKKDMNLVMELNKKLSYNIRQKEIAEIKLLKLASKDDLTNTYNRRKCFEFIKDHIKLSNQKDTMFSLIFIDLDKLKSVNDNYGHSEGDKYLLNVSKAIKYSLGKDDILCRFGGDEFIIIINSSDFYYIDKTLDLIKENASKIKLKNNLKYDLEFSFGISIYKPNEGLNARDLIDLADERMYINKKSKKLDL; encoded by the coding sequence ATGAGTAAATTTTCTTTGCAGAATATTTTCATGAAAAAGTTCATATTTACATTTATAATAATATATATAATCATAATATCTATTATGACTTTGATAATAAATTATTTCTTTGATTATAAAATATTACCTTCTATGGAAAATGAAATAATGTATAGTTTAAATGTATATATAAATCAACTTGAAAACACTTTATATTCTAATGATGAAAAATATTATATAATTTCAAAAGCTATTTTAAATCATTTAACAGAATTAAACTCTACGAATATAGAAAATAACATAAAAAAATTTGAAAGTATAAAAAATGATTATATTACACCCGATATTACAAACATAAATTATTATATTATAAACAATGACGGAATCATAATACAAACTGATTATACAAACGATTTAAATATGGATTTAAAGAGTAAATATCCTGAAATGATGAATAGTATCTTAAAATTAGAAACGAACAAATATAATATTCAAAAAACAAATTTTTTTATAGATTTTAATAAAACAAGATTTTATAGTTTTTTAAGGATATCAGAAGATTTCATCTTCGAAATAGGTATTGAAATAAGTGATTCATTTATAGAAAATTTTTTGAATCAATTTTCTATAGATAATAAAGAAAAATCATATGTAAAAAAAATAAACATATTTAATAAATATTATAAATCTTATATAGATGATAATTATGCAACAATAGAAGATAAAAATTCTTTTTTTAATATTAAAGATTCAGATAATTTTTTTATTTTAAGAAAAAATAATAACATAAATTCTATATATAGAGCTTTTAAACTGAACAAAGAAAATTCTTTTGACTATGATTATAATTTTTTGATAAAACTTGATATGGATTTTAATGAAATTTCAAAATATAAATCTTATTTATGTCTTTTATTTATAATAATCTCAATAATCGTATTGTTTATAATGTATACAATACAGACAAAAAATTTAAAAATGCTAATTAAACCTCTAAAATTACTTCATGAAAATATAATACATAAAGAAAAGATAATTAAAGCCCCTAAAGTAAAAATAAAAGAAATAGATGATATCATATATTCATATAATGATTTAATAGATAAATTAAAAAAAGATATGAATTTAGTTATGGAACTAAATAAAAAATTATCTTATAATATAAGACAAAAAGAAATTGCGGAAATTAAACTTTTAAAATTAGCCTCCAAAGATGATTTAACTAATACTTATAATAGAAGAAAATGTTTTGAATTTATAAAAGATCATATAAAGCTTTCAAATCAAAAAGATACAATGTTTTCATTGATATTTATTGATCTTGATAAATTAAAGAGTGTTAATGACAATTATGGTCATAGCGAAGGTGATAAATATCTGTTAAATGTTTCAAAAGCCATAAAGTATTCTTTAGGAAAAGATGATATACTCTGTAGATTTGGTGGCGATGAATTTATAATAATAATAAATTCATCAGATTTTTATTATATTGATAAAACTTTAGATCTTATAAAAGAAAATGCCTCGAAGATAAAATTAAAAAATAATTTAAAATACGATTTAGAATTTAGTTTTGGAATTTCTATATACAAACCAAATGAAGGATTAAATGCCCGAGATTTAATAGATTTAGCCGATGAAAGAATGTATATCAATAAAAAATCAAAAAAATTGGACCTTTAA